A genome region from Acidobacteriota bacterium includes the following:
- a CDS encoding TVP38/TMEM64 family protein, translating to MNEATADPRVLAASEKKPGLPIVKIALALVAVAGLVLFGRRAAAFLPQFAAWVNGLGVWGPVVFILGYALAAVAFVPGSILTLAAGAIFGLGWGTLYVYIAATIGSSAAFLVSRHLARAAIEKKIAGNARFASIDRAVGAQGKKLVFLLRLSPIFPFNLLNYALGLTKVSFTDYVAASVGMIPGTILYVYYGKLAGDVAALASGAAVQKGAGYYAVLGLGLLATVVVTTLVTRTAQKALKEATEK from the coding sequence ATGAACGAAGCCACCGCCGACCCCCGAGTGCTCGCCGCCTCCGAGAAGAAGCCCGGGCTCCCCATCGTGAAGATCGCCCTGGCGCTCGTCGCCGTCGCCGGGCTCGTCCTCTTCGGGCGGCGCGCGGCCGCCTTCCTCCCGCAGTTCGCGGCCTGGGTGAACGGCCTCGGCGTGTGGGGGCCGGTCGTCTTCATCCTGGGGTACGCGCTGGCGGCCGTCGCCTTCGTCCCCGGATCGATCCTCACCCTCGCGGCCGGGGCGATCTTCGGCCTCGGCTGGGGGACCCTCTACGTCTACATCGCGGCCACGATCGGATCGTCGGCCGCCTTCCTCGTCTCGCGACATCTCGCCCGCGCCGCGATCGAGAAGAAGATCGCGGGAAACGCGCGCTTCGCCTCGATCGACCGAGCCGTCGGCGCGCAGGGGAAAAAGCTCGTCTTCCTCCTCCGCCTCTCGCCGATCTTCCCCTTCAACCTCCTCAACTACGCCCTCGGCCTGACGAAGGTCTCCTTCACCGACTACGTCGCCGCCAGCGTCGGGATGATTCCGGGTACGATCCTCTACGTGTACTACGGAAAGCTCGCCGGCGACGTCGCCGCGCTCGCGTCGGGGGCCGCCGTCCAGAAGGGCGCCGGCTATTACGCGGTGCTGGGGCTGGGCCTCCTCGCCACCGTCGTCGTGACGACGCTGGTCACGCGCACCGCGCAGAAGGCGCTGAAGGAGGCGACCGAGAAGTAA
- a CDS encoding GFA family protein yields the protein MIPGGCLCGGVRFEVRGPFLRASHCHCSRCRRHSGAAVSTQGRVRREDFTLIRGADLVRAFTPSPGASAKAFCSRCGSSLFGGSWPDGDEISIRLGSIDGDPGIRPQFHTFVASRAAWDEILDDLPQYPEGKK from the coding sequence GTGATCCCCGGAGGGTGTCTCTGCGGGGGCGTCCGGTTCGAGGTGCGTGGCCCCTTCCTCCGCGCGAGCCACTGCCACTGCTCGCGATGCCGCCGCCACTCGGGCGCCGCCGTCTCCACCCAGGGACGCGTGCGGCGCGAGGACTTCACGCTCATCCGCGGCGCCGACCTCGTCCGCGCCTTCACCCCCTCCCCCGGCGCGAGCGCGAAGGCCTTCTGCTCGCGGTGCGGGTCGAGCCTCTTCGGCGGGAGCTGGCCCGACGGCGACGAAATCTCGATCCGCCTGGGATCGATCGACGGCGACCCCGGCATCCGCCCGCAGTTCCACACGTTCGTCGCCTCGCGCGCGGCGTGGGACGAGATCCTCGACGATCTTCCGCAGTATCCCGAGGGGAAAAAATGA
- a CDS encoding terpene cyclase/mutase family protein, with the protein MVSSAPDTRQAIDRAIAWHSTAPIRVVDPQSPSRGAFRHGYDAGHRRPLGVYTEITGYGVSLFVFLNRAREDRRFLDVAEEAGDFLLRIQGGDGSFPDSEDPANFALPRRHFSFDTAACVVGLARLARSTGHRRHAEAAARAGPWLLRMQRPDGSFCAMTDNERRLEDPGGFFGDGSCIHAKNAIALLQLHALTGEDRYREAASRCCDHTISLQDGDGAFFCTARRDEVFTHAHAYACEGLIYAGRALGESLYVAAAERGARWLQAAQRRAGGWPAQAKLKAPSRGRVLDTLVRPLPADAAAQAVRLFALLGSEFEEARRRGLRFLAGFQARAGGFAYRRTRLGYSSMLYTWPTQFAIQAFTWDGVAATINDLF; encoded by the coding sequence GTGGTTTCCTCCGCTCCGGATACGAGGCAGGCGATCGATCGGGCGATCGCCTGGCACAGCACGGCGCCCATCCGGGTCGTCGACCCGCAATCCCCTTCGCGCGGCGCGTTTCGTCATGGATACGACGCGGGCCACCGGCGCCCGCTCGGCGTCTACACCGAGATCACCGGGTACGGCGTCAGCCTCTTCGTCTTCCTCAACCGGGCGCGTGAGGATCGACGCTTTCTGGACGTGGCCGAGGAGGCCGGGGACTTTCTCCTGCGCATCCAGGGAGGGGACGGCTCATTTCCCGACTCCGAGGACCCCGCGAACTTCGCCCTGCCCCGGAGGCACTTCTCCTTCGACACCGCGGCGTGCGTCGTCGGGCTGGCGCGCCTCGCGCGATCGACGGGCCACCGGCGTCACGCCGAGGCGGCCGCTCGGGCCGGCCCCTGGCTGCTGCGCATGCAGCGCCCCGACGGCTCGTTCTGCGCGATGACGGACAACGAGCGGCGGCTCGAGGACCCCGGGGGATTCTTCGGCGACGGGAGCTGCATCCACGCGAAGAACGCCATCGCGCTGCTCCAGCTCCACGCTCTGACCGGCGAGGATCGTTACCGCGAGGCGGCGTCGAGGTGCTGCGACCACACGATCTCGCTTCAGGACGGCGACGGGGCGTTCTTCTGCACGGCTCGGCGCGACGAGGTCTTCACGCACGCGCACGCCTACGCATGCGAAGGGCTCATCTACGCGGGGCGCGCGCTCGGGGAGAGCCTCTACGTCGCCGCGGCCGAGCGCGGGGCGCGGTGGCTTCAGGCCGCCCAGCGTCGAGCGGGCGGCTGGCCGGCCCAGGCGAAGCTGAAGGCCCCCTCCCGCGGACGCGTCCTCGACACGCTCGTCCGGCCGCTCCCCGCTGACGCGGCGGCGCAGGCCGTCCGCCTCTTCGCCCTGCTCGGGAGCGAGTTCGAGGAGGCGCGGCGCCGGGGGCTGCGGTTCCTGGCCGGATTCCAGGCGCGCGCCGGAGGCTTCGCTTATCGTCGCACTCGCCTTGGATATAGTTCGATGCTGTATACTTGGCCCACACAGTTTGCGATACAAGCATTCACGTGGGACGGCGTCGCGGCGACGATCAACGATCTGTTCTGA
- a CDS encoding peroxiredoxin — protein sequence MSVLVQKPAPAFTADAVMPDGSFKSVSLSDYKGKYVILFFYPLDFTFVCPTEIIAFSERNAAFQELGVQILGCSVDSKFSHLAWRERPRKDGGIGDVKYPILADLNKKIASDYDVLLGGGVALRGLFLIDKEGVVRHQVVNDLPLGRSIDEALRMVKALQFVDQHGGEVCPADWNEGKAAMKADPKKSKEFFGKTYA from the coding sequence GTGAGCGTTCTCGTCCAAAAGCCCGCTCCGGCCTTCACGGCCGACGCGGTCATGCCCGATGGAAGCTTCAAGTCGGTGTCGCTGTCCGACTACAAGGGGAAGTACGTCATCCTCTTCTTCTACCCGCTCGATTTCACGTTCGTCTGCCCGACGGAGATCATCGCCTTCTCCGAGAGGAACGCCGCGTTCCAGGAGCTCGGCGTGCAGATCCTCGGCTGCTCGGTGGACAGCAAGTTCAGCCACCTGGCGTGGCGCGAGAGGCCCCGGAAGGACGGCGGCATCGGCGATGTGAAGTACCCGATCCTCGCCGACCTCAACAAGAAGATCGCCTCGGACTACGACGTCCTGCTCGGCGGAGGCGTCGCGCTCCGTGGCCTCTTCCTGATCGACAAGGAGGGCGTCGTGCGGCACCAGGTGGTCAACGACCTGCCGCTCGGCCGCAGCATCGACGAGGCCCTGCGCATGGTGAAAGCGCTGCAGTTCGTGGACCAGCACGGCGGCGAGGTCTGTCCCGCCGACTGGAACGAGGGGAAGGCCGCGATGAAGGCCGACCCGAAGAAGAGCAAGGAGTTCTTCGGCAAGACCTACGCCTGA
- a CDS encoding PLP-dependent cysteine synthase family protein, with translation MKSLLASIGRTPLVRLERLAEPGAADVFVKLESANPTGSMKDRMALSMIEGAERRGALRPGGRVVDYTGGSTGSSLAMVCAARGYRARFVSADCFAEEKIRTMRAFGAEVEVHESEGGKVTPALIQKLVARSRELAKEPDTFWTDQFNNPDNRAGYHGMGREILEALDGRLDAFVMGVGTGGSFSGNAEVLKEARPSIRCVAVEPAASPALSKRGPLGGHRLEGMGAGFAPAIFRMDLADEIAQATDSEAYETARRLSRVEGIFGGISCGANVHAALSVARRLGPGRRVVTVIVDSGLKYLAGDLFR, from the coding sequence ATGAAGAGCCTCCTCGCTTCGATAGGCCGCACCCCCCTCGTCAGGCTCGAGCGCCTCGCCGAGCCGGGGGCGGCGGACGTCTTCGTGAAGCTCGAGAGCGCCAACCCCACGGGAAGCATGAAGGACCGGATGGCCCTCTCGATGATCGAGGGGGCCGAGCGGCGCGGCGCGCTCCGGCCCGGCGGCCGGGTCGTCGACTACACCGGCGGGAGCACCGGGAGCTCGCTCGCGATGGTCTGCGCGGCCCGGGGGTATCGCGCCCGGTTCGTCTCGGCGGACTGCTTCGCCGAGGAGAAGATCCGGACGATGCGCGCCTTCGGCGCCGAGGTCGAGGTGCACGAGAGCGAGGGGGGGAAGGTGACCCCGGCTCTCATCCAGAAGCTCGTCGCCCGCTCGCGCGAGCTGGCCAAAGAGCCCGACACCTTCTGGACCGACCAGTTCAATAACCCCGACAACCGGGCCGGCTATCACGGGATGGGACGGGAGATCCTCGAGGCGCTCGACGGACGGCTCGACGCCTTCGTGATGGGGGTCGGCACCGGCGGAAGCTTCTCGGGGAACGCCGAGGTCCTCAAGGAGGCGCGCCCCTCGATCCGCTGCGTCGCCGTCGAGCCGGCGGCGTCCCCGGCGCTCTCGAAGCGCGGGCCGCTCGGCGGCCACCGGCTCGAGGGGATGGGCGCGGGCTTCGCGCCGGCGATCTTCCGCATGGATCTCGCGGACGAGATCGCGCAGGCCACCGACTCCGAGGCCTACGAGACGGCGCGGAGGCTGTCCCGCGTCGAGGGAATCTTCGGCGGCATCTCGTGCGGCGCCAACGTGCACGCGGCGCTCAGCGTGGCGCGAAGGCTGGGGCCGGGGCGGCGCGTCGTCACCGTGATCGTCGATTCGGGGCTGAAGTACCTCGCGGGGGACCTGTTCCGCTGA
- a CDS encoding DNA mismatch repair protein MutS, with translation MNPAPETPRDVYERRLAERRGAAAKLARVELAIANGRLAIAVAAVVVGWLAFHEDTLSAWWLAAPVALFALLVARHDRVIQAKQRVERAAAFYEKGIARLDHLWIGAGETGERFLDEAHLYAADLDLFGRGSLFELLCAARTSAGRAALASWLLAPAAPGAIRSRQEAVRDLERRIDLREDLAVLGDDVEADAHPQELAAWSAEPRRIPARPTRAVAAVLSILGFLSAGGWLLGFTSVLPLLLVAIAEAIFVRRISKDVDHVVAGVERAGRELQILSLVLERLERERFDAPHLAALKAALEVDGEPPSRRIARLGRLVEMLESRRNQLFAPFAAAILWTTHLALAVEAWRERSGGVVKRWLDAAGEIEALSSLAAHAYENPECVHPEIAEGGAVFEARALGHPLLADGSCVRNDVTLGGSSRVLVVSGSNMSGKSTLLRSVGINTILALAGGKVRAASLRVSPVAIGASIRIHDSLQAGTSRFYAEITRLRLIVDLTSGPLPALFLIDEMLHGTNSHDRRIGAEAIVRSLSARRSIGLITTHDLALAHIADFPAAAARNVHFEDHIEGGKITFDYVMRAGVVTKSNGIALMRAVGLDVEEAPEGSGARRSAP, from the coding sequence GTGAACCCCGCACCCGAAACGCCCCGCGACGTCTACGAGCGCCGGCTCGCCGAGAGGCGGGGCGCCGCGGCGAAGCTCGCGCGCGTCGAGCTCGCCATCGCCAACGGGCGCCTCGCGATCGCCGTGGCCGCCGTCGTCGTCGGGTGGCTCGCGTTCCACGAAGACACCCTAAGCGCCTGGTGGCTCGCCGCGCCCGTCGCTCTCTTCGCGCTTCTCGTCGCGCGCCACGATCGCGTGATCCAGGCGAAGCAGCGGGTCGAGCGGGCGGCGGCCTTCTACGAGAAGGGGATCGCGCGCCTCGATCACCTCTGGATCGGCGCGGGCGAGACGGGGGAGCGCTTCCTCGACGAGGCGCATCTCTACGCGGCCGATCTGGATCTCTTCGGGCGAGGATCGCTGTTCGAGCTTCTCTGCGCCGCGCGCACCTCGGCGGGGCGGGCGGCGCTCGCGTCGTGGCTTCTCGCCCCGGCGGCGCCCGGAGCCATCCGGTCGCGACAGGAGGCGGTGCGGGATCTCGAGCGCCGGATCGATCTCCGCGAGGACCTCGCCGTCCTCGGCGACGACGTGGAGGCCGACGCGCACCCCCAGGAGCTCGCGGCATGGAGCGCCGAGCCCCGGCGCATCCCCGCGAGGCCGACGCGCGCCGTCGCCGCCGTCCTCTCCATCCTCGGATTCCTCTCGGCGGGGGGGTGGCTGCTCGGCTTCACCAGCGTCCTCCCGCTCCTTCTCGTCGCGATCGCCGAGGCGATCTTCGTGCGGCGGATCTCGAAGGACGTCGATCACGTCGTGGCGGGTGTGGAGCGCGCGGGGCGCGAGCTCCAGATCCTCTCCCTCGTCCTCGAGCGGCTCGAGCGCGAGCGCTTCGACGCGCCCCACCTCGCCGCGCTGAAAGCCGCCCTCGAGGTGGACGGAGAGCCCCCGTCGCGCCGCATCGCGCGCCTCGGGCGGCTCGTCGAGATGCTCGAGTCGCGGCGCAACCAGCTCTTCGCCCCCTTCGCCGCGGCGATCCTCTGGACGACGCACCTCGCGCTCGCCGTCGAGGCCTGGCGGGAGAGATCCGGCGGCGTCGTGAAGCGGTGGCTCGACGCCGCGGGGGAGATCGAGGCCCTGTCGTCCCTGGCGGCGCACGCGTACGAGAATCCGGAGTGCGTCCATCCGGAGATCGCCGAGGGCGGCGCGGTCTTCGAGGCGCGGGCCCTGGGCCACCCGCTCCTCGCCGACGGATCGTGCGTGCGCAACGACGTGACCCTCGGCGGAAGCTCGCGCGTCCTGGTCGTGAGCGGCTCGAACATGTCGGGGAAGAGCACTCTGCTCAGATCCGTCGGCATCAACACGATCCTCGCGCTGGCGGGCGGGAAGGTGCGCGCGGCGTCGCTGCGCGTGTCGCCGGTCGCGATCGGCGCGTCGATCCGGATCCACGACTCGCTCCAGGCCGGCACGTCCCGCTTCTACGCCGAGATCACGCGCCTGAGGCTCATCGTCGATCTCACCTCAGGTCCCCTTCCGGCCCTCTTCCTGATCGACGAGATGCTCCACGGGACGAACTCGCACGATCGGCGGATCGGCGCCGAGGCGATCGTGCGGAGTCTGTCGGCGCGCCGCTCGATCGGCCTCATCACGACGCACGACCTCGCCCTCGCTCACATCGCCGACTTTCCTGCCGCCGCGGCCCGCAACGTCCACTTCGAGGATCACATCGAAGGAGGGAAGATCACCTTCGACTACGTCATGCGCGCCGGCGTCGTCACGAAGAGCAACGGCATCGCGCTGATGCGCGCCGTGGGGCTCGACGTCGAGGAGGCCCCCGAGGGGAGCGGCGCGCGGCGGTCCGCGCCGTGA
- a CDS encoding serine/threonine protein kinase codes for MTEETAACPTCGAALGGFGTSAQPTKNFPESIGRPPSTDSLGHGRFLPGAVLAGRFRIVARLGSGGMGEVYRADDLKLGQQVALKLLPQALEKDPARLSRLLNEVRTARQISHPNVCRVYDAAEADGRHVITMEYVDGENLASLILRIGRLSHDKAVQLARQICAGLAAAHDQGVLHRDLKPANVMIDGRGRARITDFGLAILADEVTRKDVGAGTPAYMAPEQLTGTAVTVRSDVYALGLVLYEIFTGQPGFRASTLPELLRLKRESTPMTPSSVVGDLDPAVERVIQRCLAIDPRERPASALAVAASLPGGDPLAAALAAGETPSPRLVAEAGDVGGLSPAAAVACGVALMAGVALVVALSSRTQLTRIVPLPKPPEVLVERAQEIIRQIGGPESAADSAHGFTLNEPYLKHLTADASFRWERLGRTAPSAIYFWYRQSPRPLFAYSGQMVSLRDPPPLVPGMVGVILEPDGRLRELSVVPGDEKADRGPPADPDWTTFLRLAGFDIGTLRRVEPDDRPAPYGEARATWEGAYPGAPEETIRIEAAAHQGRPVGLRIDAPWTGESAAPTSAPTPGGRVVEGLIILTFVGVIGGSVVLARRNLRLGRGDRRGATRVSIFCFSALTLVIALKLHHASGIEEVVLLFNNLAYPAYIACLTWIFYVAIEPYLRRLWPRVLISWMRLLDGRWRDPLVGRDVVVGLLAAIALTLLKQSWPLLSRAAGLPAPEFLNPPYWLEFHSLTGFRFAAGNAAELSAAAFFFPMVLIVSLLVLQLVLRVPWVAMAAFVLLMSLVTSLTAPAPAYEFVFQLAAAILALTVFLRFGLLTGIVLEFYAGLLLMTPMTSDSGAWYASSTLLVLGIGAALAVYGLRVSLAGRKVLTDAVLGS; via the coding sequence GTGACGGAGGAAACCGCCGCGTGTCCGACCTGCGGCGCGGCGCTCGGCGGGTTCGGGACCTCCGCTCAGCCGACGAAAAACTTCCCCGAGTCCATCGGACGACCTCCGTCGACTGATTCGCTGGGCCACGGCCGCTTCCTCCCCGGGGCCGTGCTCGCCGGCCGCTTCCGGATCGTCGCCCGCCTCGGCTCCGGAGGGATGGGCGAGGTCTATCGGGCCGATGATCTGAAGCTCGGCCAGCAGGTCGCGCTCAAACTCCTGCCTCAAGCGCTGGAGAAGGATCCCGCGCGGCTCTCGCGCCTTCTCAACGAGGTGAGAACCGCGCGGCAGATCTCGCACCCCAACGTCTGCCGCGTGTACGACGCCGCGGAGGCCGACGGGCGGCACGTCATCACGATGGAGTATGTGGACGGCGAGAACCTCGCCAGCCTCATCCTGCGGATCGGCAGGCTCTCGCACGACAAGGCGGTCCAGCTCGCTCGCCAGATCTGCGCCGGGCTCGCGGCCGCTCACGACCAGGGGGTGCTCCACCGGGATCTCAAGCCCGCGAACGTGATGATCGACGGCCGGGGACGGGCCCGCATCACCGACTTCGGCCTCGCGATCCTCGCCGATGAAGTCACGCGGAAGGACGTCGGGGCCGGCACCCCGGCGTACATGGCGCCGGAGCAGCTGACGGGCACGGCCGTCACCGTCCGGAGCGACGTGTACGCATTGGGCCTCGTCCTCTACGAGATCTTCACCGGACAGCCCGGCTTCAGGGCGTCGACGCTCCCGGAGCTCCTGCGTCTCAAGCGCGAGTCGACACCGATGACGCCGTCGAGCGTCGTCGGGGATCTCGACCCGGCGGTCGAGCGCGTCATCCAACGGTGCCTCGCGATCGATCCTCGCGAGCGTCCGGCTTCGGCGTTGGCGGTGGCGGCATCGCTTCCCGGCGGCGATCCCCTTGCGGCGGCGCTCGCCGCCGGCGAGACACCGTCGCCCCGGCTCGTCGCGGAAGCGGGGGACGTCGGAGGGCTTTCCCCCGCGGCCGCAGTTGCGTGCGGCGTCGCACTCATGGCCGGTGTGGCTCTGGTGGTCGCGCTGTCCTCCCGCACGCAGCTCACTCGAATCGTGCCCCTCCCCAAGCCTCCCGAGGTCCTGGTCGAGAGGGCACAGGAGATCATCCGCCAGATCGGCGGTCCGGAGAGCGCGGCGGACAGCGCGCACGGCTTCACGCTGAACGAGCCGTACCTGAAACACCTCACAGCGGACGCATCGTTCCGGTGGGAGCGGCTCGGTCGCACGGCTCCCTCCGCGATCTATTTCTGGTACCGGCAGAGCCCGCGTCCGTTGTTCGCCTACTCTGGGCAGATGGTGAGCCTCCGGGATCCGCCCCCTCTCGTTCCCGGGATGGTCGGGGTCATCCTCGAGCCCGACGGGAGGCTTCGGGAGCTGAGCGTCGTCCCAGGGGACGAGAAGGCCGATCGTGGGCCCCCCGCCGACCCGGACTGGACAACGTTCCTGAGGCTCGCCGGCTTCGACATCGGCACCCTCAGGAGGGTTGAGCCGGATGATCGGCCCGCACCGTACGGCGAGGCGCGCGCCACGTGGGAGGGAGCCTACCCGGGCGCGCCGGAGGAGACGATCCGAATCGAGGCGGCCGCGCATCAAGGGCGGCCGGTCGGACTCCGGATCGACGCCCCATGGACGGGCGAGTCGGCCGCCCCGACGAGCGCCCCGACGCCCGGCGGGAGAGTGGTCGAGGGACTCATCATCCTGACGTTCGTCGGCGTCATCGGAGGCAGCGTTGTTCTCGCCCGCCGGAATCTCCGCCTGGGTCGCGGCGACCGGCGCGGCGCGACGCGCGTTTCCATCTTCTGCTTCTCCGCGCTCACCCTCGTGATCGCACTGAAGCTGCATCATGCCTCCGGGATCGAAGAAGTCGTCCTGCTCTTCAACAACCTCGCGTATCCGGCGTACATCGCATGCCTGACATGGATCTTCTACGTCGCGATCGAGCCGTACCTGAGACGCCTCTGGCCGCGAGTCCTCATCTCATGGATGCGGCTCCTCGACGGGAGGTGGCGCGATCCGCTCGTCGGCCGCGACGTGGTCGTCGGGCTTCTCGCCGCGATCGCGCTCACGCTCCTGAAGCAGTCCTGGCCGCTCCTCTCGCGCGCGGCGGGTCTGCCCGCCCCCGAGTTCCTCAACCCTCCGTACTGGCTCGAGTTCCACAGCCTCACGGGTTTCCGATTCGCGGCGGGCAACGCCGCCGAGCTTTCCGCCGCGGCGTTCTTCTTCCCGATGGTGCTCATCGTCTCGCTTCTGGTCCTTCAGCTCGTCCTGCGGGTCCCGTGGGTCGCGATGGCGGCGTTCGTGCTTCTCATGTCGCTGGTCACGAGCCTCACGGCGCCGGCCCCGGCGTACGAGTTCGTCTTCCAGCTCGCGGCGGCAATCCTCGCGCTCACGGTCTTTCTCCGATTCGGGCTGCTCACCGGGATCGTGCTCGAGTTCTACGCGGGGCTGCTCCTGATGACCCCGATGACGTCTGATTCCGGCGCGTGGTACGCCTCGAGCACGCTGCTCGTGCTCGGCATCGGTGCGGCCCTCGCCGTCTACGGTCTCCGCGTCTCGCTCGCGGGTCGCAAGGTCCTGACCGACGCCGTGCTCGGGAGCTGA
- a CDS encoding glycosyltransferase — MASCDGMEMICDAFRQAKKARPDLALVVVGPSPDHEGPRPTHDVPEGTHVVGPVPTDEVWDYFHAADVGILPFVLSPGTHDSLPIKVLEFGAAGKPMLVTPLANLQALALPHLKFVPHDTAAWTRALLDDATYAKPDAARLDDALKPYRWEKATDALIEAMGS; from the coding sequence ATGGCGTCGTGCGACGGGATGGAGATGATCTGCGACGCTTTCCGCCAGGCGAAGAAGGCGCGCCCCGATCTGGCTCTCGTGGTCGTCGGCCCGTCACCCGATCACGAGGGACCCCGCCCGACGCACGACGTCCCGGAGGGGACTCACGTCGTGGGCCCCGTGCCGACGGATGAGGTCTGGGATTACTTCCACGCGGCGGACGTCGGCATCCTCCCGTTCGTGCTCAGCCCGGGGACGCACGACTCGCTCCCGATCAAGGTGCTCGAGTTCGGCGCCGCCGGCAAGCCGATGCTCGTCACGCCCCTCGCGAACCTCCAGGCGCTCGCGCTGCCGCACTTGAAGTTCGTACCGCACGATACGGCGGCGTGGACCCGCGCGCTCCTGGACGACGCCACGTACGCGAAGCCCGACGCGGCGCGCCTCGATGACGCGCTGAAGCCCTACCGGTGGGAGAAGGCGACCGACGCGCTCATCGAGGCGATGGGGTCCTGA
- a CDS encoding class I SAM-dependent methyltransferase, producing the protein MSEFKDHFSSVAGSYAAFRPTYAPEMIAFLAGLAPGRRVAWDCACGSGQASILLADHFERVVATDASREQIANAAPHPGIQYRVAREDDSGLKDAGASLVTVAQALHWLDRPKLYGEVDRVLEPGGVFAAWCYVLLRISPEVDRVLDWFYAERVGRWWPPERRHTENGYRDLPFPFDEIPGGEWWIESRLDRTRLLGYIGTWSSVRNCRAAGDDPMPELEAALAPHWPDAAERREIRSPVTLRVSRKPGALGRGRLS; encoded by the coding sequence GTGAGCGAGTTCAAGGATCACTTCTCGTCGGTCGCGGGATCGTACGCCGCGTTCCGCCCGACCTACGCGCCGGAGATGATCGCCTTCCTCGCGGGGCTGGCTCCCGGGCGCCGCGTCGCGTGGGATTGCGCGTGCGGGTCGGGGCAGGCCTCGATCCTCCTCGCCGATCACTTCGAGCGCGTGGTCGCGACCGACGCGAGCCGGGAGCAGATCGCGAACGCGGCGCCCCACCCCGGGATCCAGTACCGCGTCGCGCGCGAGGACGACTCGGGGCTGAAGGATGCGGGCGCGAGCCTCGTCACCGTGGCCCAGGCGCTCCACTGGCTCGATCGGCCGAAGCTCTACGGCGAGGTCGATCGCGTCCTGGAGCCGGGGGGGGTCTTCGCGGCCTGGTGCTACGTGTTGCTCCGGATCTCGCCGGAGGTCGACCGTGTCCTCGACTGGTTCTACGCGGAGCGCGTCGGTCGCTGGTGGCCCCCCGAGCGCAGGCACACCGAGAACGGATACCGCGACCTGCCGTTCCCTTTCGACGAGATCCCGGGCGGGGAGTGGTGGATCGAGTCCCGCCTCGATCGGACGCGCCTCCTCGGCTACATCGGGACCTGGTCCTCGGTGAGGAACTGCCGCGCGGCCGGCGACGATCCGATGCCGGAGCTCGAGGCCGCGCTCGCCCCTCACTGGCCCGACGCGGCCGAGCGGCGAGAGATCCGATCGCCCGTCACCCTTCGCGTGTCGAGAAAGCCGGGCGCCCTCGGGCGCGGGAGGCTCTCATGA
- a CDS encoding alpha/beta hydrolase, giving the protein MNPGDFVLCVRDVEGGKFGSEPGPSTFLVVPPGKNPSPRHAIGKDDWAGRVQRQAKPPAAAGANGDILVFIHGYNNDQAIVMQRHRRLRADLEGLGFAGAIVSFDWPSAASALNYLEDRSDAKATALELVDKGIRLLAARQDLDCRMNVHLLAHSTGAYVIREAFDDADDRRAIAAVNWTVSQIAFIAGDVSSASMSPSDSASESVYRHCVRLTNYWNPYDSVLKLSNMKRLGTAPRVGRVGLPDDAPGKAVDVDCGDYFRTLDESEAVHFGSFTHSWHIGDPVFTQDLLATIRGDIDRDRIPTRRMDERGKLLLVRPR; this is encoded by the coding sequence ATGAACCCTGGCGATTTCGTTCTGTGCGTCCGCGACGTCGAGGGAGGGAAGTTCGGATCCGAGCCGGGGCCGTCCACCTTCCTCGTGGTGCCGCCGGGTAAGAACCCTTCCCCGCGCCACGCGATCGGGAAGGATGACTGGGCGGGGCGCGTCCAGCGGCAGGCGAAGCCTCCCGCCGCCGCGGGGGCCAACGGCGACATCCTCGTCTTCATCCACGGGTACAACAACGACCAGGCGATCGTGATGCAGCGGCACAGGAGGCTCCGGGCCGATCTCGAAGGGCTTGGCTTCGCCGGGGCGATTGTCTCGTTCGACTGGCCGAGCGCGGCGAGCGCCCTCAACTATCTCGAGGATCGGAGCGACGCGAAGGCGACGGCTCTCGAGCTGGTCGACAAGGGGATCCGCCTCCTCGCGGCGCGGCAGGATCTCGACTGCCGGATGAACGTCCACCTCCTCGCGCACTCGACGGGGGCGTACGTGATCCGCGAGGCCTTCGATGACGCGGACGACCGGCGGGCGATCGCCGCCGTCAACTGGACGGTGAGCCAGATCGCTTTCATCGCCGGCGACGTCTCGAGCGCCTCGATGTCGCCGTCCGATTCCGCCTCGGAGTCGGTGTACCGGCACTGCGTGCGCCTGACCAACTACTGGAACCCGTACGACTCCGTCCTCAAGCTCTCGAACATGAAGCGGCTCGGGACGGCGCCCCGCGTCGGCCGCGTCGGGCTCCCCGACGACGCTCCCGGCAAGGCCGTCGACGTCGACTGCGGCGACTACTTCCGCACGCTCGACGAGAGCGAGGCAGTCCATTTCGGATCGTTCACGCACTCGTGGCACATCGGCGATCCCGTCTTCACGCAGGATCTCCTCGCGACGATCCGCGGCGACATCGATCGCGACAGGATCCCGACGCGCCGAATGGACGAGCGCGGGAAGCTGCTCCTCGTGCGGCCCCGATGA